A single region of the Buteo buteo chromosome 16, bButBut1.hap1.1, whole genome shotgun sequence genome encodes:
- the SCGB1C1 gene encoding secretoglobin family 1C member 1 — protein MFTVPGPMTAVDESRGHPHFSSVHFINKYDLDPILVQLHDLLGPFLPSHCIIPHRYISQVFCVQLQRTVTGLHSLTHNMQKMALSAMKLTVTLLITVVLCSSLGAGSAHEIVPSFLQTLLEGSAEQLYTGPISQYKVDDLTRAALTALKECIDELSPEHVKALVNLLKLVRTEA, from the exons ATGTTCACTGTTCCAGGTCCAATGACAGCAGTTGATGAAAGCAGAGGTCACCCACATTTTTCATCTGTCCACTTCATAAACAAGTATGACCTGGATCCAATTTTAGTACAGCTGCATGACCTGTTGGGCCCATTCCTTCCATCGCATTGCATAATTCCCCACAGATATATATCCCAGGTCTTTTGTGTTCAGTTGCAAAGGACGGTCACTGGCCTTCACAGCTTAACACACAACATGCAGAAAATGGCACTCTCTGCTATGAAGCTGACTGTTACTCTGCTCATCACCGtggtgctctgcagctccctcG GAGCTGGCTCTGCTCATGAGATTGTCCCTAGCTTTCTTCAGACGCTTCTTGAAGGCTCTGCTGAACAGCTGTACACTGGACCAATTTCTCAGTATAAAGTTGATGACTTGACTAGAGCTGCTTTGACCGCATTAAAGGAATGTATTGATGAGCTTTCTCCTGAGCATGTAAAGGCCCTCGTCAACCTGCTG aaacttGTTCGGACAGAGGCTTAA